GAATTCAGGGCGTCTTTCGCTTCAAAGGCAATCCACTGGGAGTCGAAGTTCGTCTGCAGCAGGTAGCCGGTAAACGCTGTCACGATGGAGACAAGGAATGCCACCATGCCGGTGATCCAGGTCAGCAAGCGCCCTCCACGCCAGGCCGCCATCCAGAACTTGATCCACAGGTGGACGACCATGAACATGAAGAACAGTTCGACGCTCCACAGGTGCACGCTGTTCACAAAGTGACCCAGGGAGGAGACGTGGTACCACTGGGGTCCGTTGAGGCTGAGCACTACCCCGGAGCCGATGATGAAGACCAGCCCGGCAACGGCGCCCATCCCGAAGACGTAGGCCCAGGAGGCGACGTAGCTCGGTTGGTCCTCCGGCAACAGTTTGTCCGGGGGAAGATGCTTCAGGAACCAGCGTCGGGATTTGCCGGTCCATGTGTAGGCCCCGGTCCCCTCCACTTCCGGATCTGGCGAGGGGTTCTGGTGGGCGTTCATTTCCTTTCCCGTCCTCCGGGAAACGGCAGCATCAGCGCCAAGCCGAACAGGACGAGCATTACCACAATGACGATCAAGTTACCCAACTGGATGCTCACATCCCCCCAGTCAAGATAGGTTCCAGGGTTGATCGAGGATGAAGCAGCGCTAAGCAAGCCACCCATGTGATTCTCTATTCTGGCAATGGTTGGAAATTGGCTTTGGTATCACTTATATGGTAGTAGGTTTGCTTGCGGGTGTCGTTAGAAACTCAGGACTCTCATGCCAAAAGCCCCCGATGACCGTCAAAAACCGTTAGTTCCCAGAGGACTTCAGTTCAATGGCCTGGCTTGGCAGAAACAGTAAAACCGCAGGTCAAAGCCACTTCTTTTGTGCCCCGGGCCGGACTCGAACCGGCGGCCAAGAGAAACTCAGGATTCTCATGCCGACAGACATCGGTAGTCGCCAAAAACCTCCAATTTCTGGGGAAATTCAGGCCAGTGGAGTCCTTCGATATGCCATGATCTGCGGGTGTCTTTCGTTCAAAAACGTGAGTAAAACGTGACGAGGCCTTGCAGCGTAGCGCCGGAGCTGCTGTCTGACGGCGGTTTGCAGGTTCATCGGCATGGTCGTTGGCATGTCACTGGTTACGAATGGATGGAAAGTCGGTCAAATTCACCCTGTTAGCGGAACCGACAATAGAGTAGAGGCCGTATGAAATGCGATCGATTTGAGACGTTAAACTGCGAACTCAAAATAGGTTCGCGGAACGCGAATCCGTGAGAGGCAAGAACCGTTTCGTATCTCGCCCGTTCACCGGGACAGGTCACCGGACGGGCCAAACGGACAC
The Arthrobacter alpinus genome window above contains:
- a CDS encoding cytochrome b N-terminal domain-containing protein → MNAHQNPSPDPEVEGTGAYTWTGKSRRWFLKHLPPDKLLPEDQPSYVASWAYVFGMGAVAGLVFIIGSGVVLSLNGPQWYHVSSLGHFVNSVHLWSVELFFMFMVVHLWIKFWMAAWRGGRLLTWITGMVAFLVSIVTAFTGYLLQTNFDSQWIAFEAKDALNSVGIGAWFNVANLGQIFMWHIMLLPLAVGAVVALHVVMVRAHGVVPPLDAAETDAQLRDATTGGTDTEVKQP